One Nitrospiria bacterium DNA window includes the following coding sequences:
- a CDS encoding peptidylprolyl isomerase, with protein MVVPSGATENKTLPSGTYAVFNTNLGTITCQLFEKEAPNTVANFVGLAEGTKEWLDPKTGKKVKKPFYDGLIFHRVIPNFMIQGGDPEGTGRGGPGYTFADEFSPKLKHDKPGRLSMANAGPNTNGSQFFITVAPTPWLDNRHSLFGEVVEGQDIVDKIIKVQRDGSDRPLKNVVMENVKIIRK; from the coding sequence ATGGTCGTTCCATCAGGGGCAACGGAGAACAAAACTCTTCCATCCGGAACCTACGCGGTTTTTAATACCAACCTTGGAACCATAACCTGCCAACTCTTTGAAAAAGAAGCCCCCAACACCGTAGCAAACTTTGTTGGACTGGCAGAGGGAACCAAGGAGTGGCTAGATCCTAAAACCGGGAAAAAGGTTAAAAAACCCTTTTATGACGGTCTCATTTTTCACAGAGTAATCCCGAATTTTATGATTCAGGGGGGAGATCCTGAAGGAACGGGAAGGGGAGGTCCTGGGTATACCTTTGCGGATGAATTTTCCCCAAAACTTAAGCACGATAAACCAGGACGGCTTTCCATGGCAAACGCGGGTCCGAATACCAATGGAAGCCAATTTTTTATAACCGTTGCTCCAACACCCTGGCTAGACAACCGCCATTCACTATTTGGGGAGGTAGTAGAGGGCCAGGATATCGTTGATAAAATCATTAAGGTACAACGGGATGGTAGTGACAGGCCTTTAAAAAATGTTGTAATGGAAAACGTAAAAATTATAAGGAAATAA